The DNA window CTGCCACCCGCAGCGCGGAATCCGCGTCCGCAACTTGCACGTAAAGCTTCTTCATCGAGGACTTGGCGAAGATCGAACCCGATCCCACCGATTGGTAGCCCTCATCCTCGAAGTTCCAGCCGCCCGCGGCGTCGAAGGACACGATGCGACCGGCGGCTTGCGGGTTGGGGTCATCGAGGTCGTACCCGGCGAGCAGAGGCAGGGCGACGAAGCCCTGCAGTGCGGCGCCGAGATTGCCCCGAACCATGGTCGCGAGCCGGTTGACCTTGCCCGCGAACGTCAGTGCGACGCCCTCGAGCTTCTCGTAATGCTCGAGCTCTACCGCGTACAGCCGTGCGAACTCGACCGCGATCGCCGCGGTACCGGCAATGCCCGTCACGGTGTAGTCGTCGGTGATGTAGACCTTCTGCACGTCGCGGCCGGCGATCATGTTGCCCTGCGTGGAGCGGCGGTCACCCGCCATCACGACGCCGCCCGGAAACTTCAACGCCACGATCGTGGTGCCGTGCGGAACCGCATCCGTCGGGAGGGTGGCGTACTTGTTCACGGGGAGAAGCTCGGGGGCCTGGCGGCGCAGCAGCTCAGAGAACGACGACAGATTCACTGGGACAGCCGAGACCATCGGGGCACCGGTAGGCGCAAAACTCGAAAAGGCCTGCTGTTCGCGGTTCGGCCAGGTCACTGGCCACCCTTCTGGACATATGCGCGCACGAAATCCTCGGCATTCTCTTCCAGCACGTCGTCGATCTCGTCGAGCAGATCATCGGTCTCTTCGGCGAGCTTTTCGCGACGCTCCTGGCCGGCCCCCGCGTTGCCGGTGGGGTCGTCGTCCTCACCACCGCCGCCACCACGCTTGGTCTGCTCCTGCGCCATCGCCGCCTCCTGCTAAGTCTGTGCCCTTGACGGATGGGCAAACTGCCTGCCCGCCGTGCCTCCACCCTACCGTTCGACGCCCGTTATGCCGTGGATAGCACGCTCAGTTGGTGAGCTGTTCCACCAGTTCGGCGGCACTGTCCACGGAGTCCAGCAGGGCCCCGACGTGAGCCTTGCTGCCGCGCAACGGCTCCAGTGTCGGAATCCGGACGAGGGAATCGCCCCCGAGGTCGAAGATCACCGAGTCCCAGCTCGCCGCCGCGATATCCGCCCCGAACCGCCGAAGACATTCGCCACGGAAGTACGCCCGGGTATCGGTCGGCGGGCTGTCCACGGCGTCGATCACCTGCTGTTCGGTGACCAATCGCTTCATCGATCCCCTGGCGACCAGCCTGTTGTACAGGCCCTTGTCCAGCCGGACGTCGGAGTACTGCAGGTCGACCAGGTGCAGCCGCGGTGCCGACCAGCTGAGGTTCTCCCGCTGGCGGAATCCCTCCAGCAGCCGCAGCTTCGCCGGCCAGTCCAGGATCTCCGCGCACTGCATCGGGTCGCGCTCGAGCAGGTCGAGGACATTCGCCCAGGTTTCGACGACATCCGCGGCGCGCGGATCGGGGTCGCGGCTGTCTACGAGCTTGGCCACCCGGTCGAGGTAAATGCGTTGCAGTGCAAGGGCGGTCAGCTCCCTGCCGTCGGCGAGTGCGACCGTGGCACGCAGCGTCGGGTCGCGGCTGATGACGTGCACCGCGTGCACCGGCCGGGCCAGCGCCAGATCGGTGAGGTCCATCCCCTCTTCGATCAGATCGAGCACCAGCGCGGTAGCGCCGACCTTGAGGTACGTCGACGTCTCCGCGAGGTTCGCGTCTCCGATGATGACGTGCAGTCGCCGGTACTTGTCGGCGTCGGCATGCGGCTCATCGCGGGTGTTGATGATGCCGCGCTTGAGCGTCGTCTCGAGGCCGACCTCTACCTCGATGTAATCCGA is part of the Mycolicibacterium tusciae JS617 genome and encodes:
- a CDS encoding ubiquitin-like protein Pup; protein product: MAQEQTKRGGGGGEDDDPTGNAGAGQERREKLAEETDDLLDEIDDVLEENAEDFVRAYVQKGGQ
- the dop gene encoding pup deamidase/depupylase, which produces MQRIIGTEVEYGISSPSDPTANPILTSTQAVLAYAAAAGIQRAKRTRWDYEVESPLRDARGFDLSRSAGPPPVVDADEVGAANMILTNGARLYVDHAHPEYSAPECTDPLDAVIWDKAGERVMEAAARHVASVPGAAKLQLYKNNVDGKGASYGSHENYLMSRQTPFSAVIAGLTPHLVSRQVITGSGRVGIGPSGDEPGFQLSQRSDYIEVEVGLETTLKRGIINTRDEPHADADKYRRLHVIIGDANLAETSTYLKVGATALVLDLIEEGMDLTDLALARPVHAVHVISRDPTLRATVALADGRELTALALQRIYLDRVAKLVDSRDPDPRAADVVETWANVLDLLERDPMQCAEILDWPAKLRLLEGFRQRENLSWSAPRLHLVDLQYSDVRLDKGLYNRLVARGSMKRLVTEQQVIDAVDSPPTDTRAYFRGECLRRFGADIAAASWDSVIFDLGGDSLVRIPTLEPLRGSKAHVGALLDSVDSAAELVEQLTN
- the prcB gene encoding proteasome subunit beta; its protein translation is MTWPNREQQAFSSFAPTGAPMVSAVPVNLSSFSELLRRQAPELLPVNKYATLPTDAVPHGTTIVALKFPGGVVMAGDRRSTQGNMIAGRDVQKVYITDDYTVTGIAGTAAIAVEFARLYAVELEHYEKLEGVALTFAGKVNRLATMVRGNLGAALQGFVALPLLAGYDLDDPNPQAAGRIVSFDAAGGWNFEDEGYQSVGSGSIFAKSSMKKLYVQVADADSALRVAVEALYDAADDDSATGGPDLVRGIYPTAVVIGADGAEEVPEQRIADFARQVIESRSRADTFGPDATHRSTDARGDS